The Halobacterium sp. CBA1132 genome has a segment encoding these proteins:
- a CDS encoding SatD family protein gives MTTRYVLLGDVVSSREINDRAEFGARLREACRTVAEQYENAFDAPLKPLKGIDEIGGVLNTVEPLYDILDTLRAALHPHELRVAVAKGVVDVGLDSGDVSQMDGPAFHRADELLSELERGPLRFAFDFQTESLDTAVADEVNLLFASKRRWTDREREVVESYLETGSQAETADALGISQAAVSQTLSRASWPTIREIETRLRTTLQTV, from the coding sequence ATGACGACCCGGTACGTCCTTCTCGGCGACGTTGTCTCCTCTCGGGAGATAAACGACCGCGCGGAGTTCGGAGCGCGGCTCCGCGAGGCCTGCCGGACGGTAGCCGAACAGTACGAGAATGCGTTCGACGCACCGCTCAAACCGCTCAAGGGCATCGATGAGATCGGAGGGGTTCTCAACACCGTAGAACCGCTGTACGACATCCTCGACACGCTCCGCGCTGCGCTCCACCCGCACGAACTCAGAGTCGCCGTCGCTAAGGGTGTCGTCGACGTCGGTCTCGACTCGGGAGACGTCTCACAGATGGACGGGCCCGCGTTCCACCGGGCGGACGAGCTCCTCTCGGAACTCGAACGTGGGCCACTCCGGTTCGCGTTCGATTTCCAGACGGAGTCGCTCGACACGGCAGTTGCCGACGAGGTGAATCTCCTGTTCGCGTCCAAGCGCCGCTGGACGGACCGGGAGCGCGAAGTCGTCGAGAGCTATCTAGAGACAGGTTCGCAAGCTGAGACAGCCGATGCACTCGGTATCTCGCAGGCGGCGGTCTCTCAGACCCTTTCACGCGCATCGTGGCCGACCATTCGTGAAATTGAAACCAGATTACGAACCACCCTGCAGACAGTATGA
- a CDS encoding DUF790 family protein, which translates to MLTKDLLRVSRAGGGYQPQFAGTEDEALAARVLGTFQGHVGEERASLRESLTGVEQEARDFKLVRGFAHLVERDAAFEVESEVDPRSARRAAFAAAEDVVVVDADERERALSEAADGFPGDVTPNELAASLYADRETREVLTEVASRWTPASLVAQYNLSLAMTALFDATELRVRSSDPRRLVSAVKRLGLLYEVIPVEGGEGREVVLTGPDALFQRSRRYGTRFARVLRTVAKGDDWRVEATIDDRGTERLLELSAGDLDVPDADPVTDVEYDSGVEREFAARFQSLDLDWDLVREPDVLAAGDRLMVPDFAFDYAFGDERVYFEIMGFWTPEYVEKKLAQLDATDETLLVAVDSSLGVGEDIESRDHRVVEYTGSVRVKDVVDALRDLEADLVAESAADLPDELVPDADAITLEALAASRGVSEDAIEDVAFPEHELVGRTLVRPGVLDDVAAELAAGMSRADAEAVAEEHGIDDASALFSRLGYRVEWEGLSGGTLREK; encoded by the coding sequence GTGCTGACGAAAGACCTCCTGCGAGTGTCCCGCGCCGGCGGCGGCTACCAGCCGCAGTTCGCGGGAACGGAAGACGAGGCGCTCGCGGCGCGCGTGCTCGGTACGTTCCAAGGGCACGTCGGCGAGGAGCGCGCGTCGCTGCGCGAGTCGCTGACCGGCGTCGAGCAGGAGGCGCGCGACTTCAAACTCGTTCGGGGGTTCGCGCACCTTGTCGAGCGCGACGCCGCCTTCGAGGTCGAGTCCGAAGTCGACCCGCGGTCGGCGCGCCGCGCGGCGTTCGCGGCAGCCGAGGACGTGGTCGTCGTCGACGCCGACGAGCGTGAGCGCGCGCTCTCAGAGGCTGCCGACGGCTTCCCCGGCGACGTGACGCCCAACGAACTCGCGGCCTCGCTGTACGCCGACCGCGAGACTCGCGAGGTGCTCACCGAGGTCGCCTCGCGCTGGACGCCCGCGTCGCTGGTCGCCCAGTACAACCTCTCGCTGGCGATGACCGCGCTGTTCGACGCGACCGAACTGCGGGTGCGCTCCTCGGACCCGCGGCGCCTCGTCTCCGCCGTGAAGCGCCTCGGCTTGCTGTACGAGGTGATTCCCGTCGAGGGCGGCGAGGGCCGCGAGGTCGTGCTCACGGGGCCGGACGCGCTGTTCCAGCGTTCGCGGCGGTACGGCACGCGGTTCGCGCGCGTCCTCCGGACGGTCGCGAAGGGCGACGACTGGCGAGTCGAAGCGACCATCGACGACCGCGGCACGGAGCGCCTGCTGGAACTCTCTGCGGGCGACCTCGACGTGCCGGACGCTGACCCTGTCACCGACGTGGAGTACGACAGCGGCGTCGAACGGGAGTTCGCCGCGCGCTTCCAGTCCCTGGACTTGGACTGGGACCTCGTCCGCGAACCCGACGTGCTGGCGGCCGGCGACCGCCTGATGGTCCCGGACTTCGCGTTCGACTACGCGTTCGGCGACGAGCGCGTCTACTTCGAGATTATGGGGTTCTGGACGCCCGAGTACGTCGAGAAGAAGCTCGCCCAACTGGACGCCACCGACGAGACGCTCCTCGTGGCCGTCGATTCGAGCCTCGGCGTCGGCGAGGACATCGAGTCCCGCGACCACCGCGTCGTCGAGTACACGGGCTCCGTGCGCGTGAAAGACGTCGTGGACGCGCTCCGCGACCTCGAAGCCGACCTCGTCGCCGAGTCTGCGGCCGACCTCCCGGACGAACTCGTGCCTGACGCGGACGCGATAACGCTCGAAGCGCTCGCCGCGTCCCGCGGCGTCAGCGAGGACGCCATCGAGGACGTTGCGTTCCCCGAGCACGAACTCGTGGGTCGGACGCTCGTCCGCCCGGGCGTGTTGGACGACGTGGCCGCGGAGCTGGCGGCAGGTATGTCGCGGGCGGACGCCGAGGCAGTTGCCGAAGAACACGGAATCGACGACGCGAGCGCGCTGTTCTCCCGGCTCGGCTACCGCGTCGAGTGGGAGGGGTTGAGCGGCGGGACGCTGCGCGAGAAATAA
- a CDS encoding RsmB/NOP family class I SAM-dependent RNA methyltransferase yields the protein MDALSRYEPIIEDFDAFLDACERHLPTTVRVNSIKATRDRVVDALEAEGVDVYGRDWNSDVLGVATGKPGNTWPYVHGWIHGQEEVSAVPPAILDPQPGEVVWDSCAAPGGKTTQIAAEMNDEGLVVANDDNLGRLSALRGNSDRLGVTCAAVTNTDARRATLDAFPNVDAFDRALVDAPCTCEGTVRKNADALDGAGASASRNLAALQSDILERAIELTREGGTVVYSTCTFAPEENEAVVDSALADGDCQLVEFDTGLESSPGITEWNGETYDDSLTKTRRYYPHQNDTGGFFAAKLEVTA from the coding sequence ATGGACGCGCTCTCGCGATACGAACCGATAATCGAGGACTTCGACGCGTTCCTCGACGCCTGCGAACGCCACCTCCCCACGACGGTCCGGGTCAACTCGATCAAGGCGACCCGGGACCGCGTGGTCGACGCCCTCGAAGCCGAGGGCGTCGACGTCTACGGCCGCGACTGGAACAGCGACGTGCTGGGCGTCGCCACCGGCAAACCGGGGAACACGTGGCCCTACGTCCACGGCTGGATTCACGGCCAGGAGGAGGTGTCGGCCGTGCCGCCTGCGATTCTCGATCCGCAACCGGGGGAAGTCGTCTGGGACTCGTGTGCCGCGCCCGGCGGGAAGACCACCCAAATCGCCGCAGAGATGAACGACGAGGGGTTGGTCGTCGCGAACGACGACAACCTCGGCCGCCTCTCCGCGCTGCGCGGGAACTCCGACCGGCTCGGCGTCACGTGCGCGGCGGTGACGAACACGGACGCTCGCCGCGCGACCCTCGACGCGTTCCCGAACGTGGACGCCTTCGACCGCGCGCTCGTCGACGCGCCCTGCACGTGTGAGGGCACCGTCCGCAAGAACGCCGACGCCCTCGACGGCGCGGGGGCGAGCGCCAGCCGGAACCTCGCGGCGCTCCAGTCGGACATCCTCGAACGCGCCATCGAACTCACTCGCGAGGGCGGGACCGTGGTGTACTCCACGTGCACGTTCGCCCCCGAAGAGAACGAGGCCGTCGTCGACAGCGCCCTCGCGGACGGCGACTGTCAGCTCGTCGAGTTCGACACCGGCCTCGAATCCTCGCCCGGCATCACGGAGTGGAACGGCGAGACGTACGACGACTCGCTGACGAAGACGCGGCGCTACTACCCCCACCAGAACGACACGGGCGGGTTCTTCGCCGCGAAACTGGAGGTGACGGCGTGA
- a CDS encoding sensor histidine kinase — MGRGRRRQRDRRTLARREPRRSGRRPRPPLSTTGEPLPELAGTRRHRRVGSRRSGRDGFAVEDDGPGIPVEHRAGIFERGYTTDDDGTGFGLYIVRKIANAHGWNVEATDAEDGGARFEFSQVERVSLRH, encoded by the coding sequence GTGGGACGCGGTCGCCGCCGACAACGCGACCGGCGGACTCTCGCTCGGCGAGAACCTCGGCGAAGTGGTCGCCGACCGCGACCGCCTCTGTCAACTACTGGAGAACCTCTTCCGGAACTCGCTGGAACACGCCGGCACCGACGTGTCGGTTCGCGTCGTTCCGGCCGAGACGGGTTCGCGGTCGAAGACGACGGCCCCGGCATCCCGGTCGAACACCGCGCCGGCATCTTCGAGCGCGGCTACACCACCGACGACGACGGCACCGGATTCGGGCTCTACATCGTCCGCAAAATCGCGAACGCGCACGGCTGGAACGTCGAAGCCACGGACGCCGAGGACGGCGGCGCGCGCTTCGAGTTCTCGCAGGTCGAACGCGTCAGCCTCCGTCACTAA
- a CDS encoding proteasome assembly chaperone family protein, translating into MATIRTETEFDLDSPELVEGLPGVGLVGKIATDHLVDAFEMEYVASVDCSNVPRVAVYDEDSRDVLPPVRLYADEERDLLALQSDVPLTRDTGGEFADCITEWLGDNDVTPLYLSGLPVQDLDHSELPDVFGIASGNGSERLDAADIDTPPERGLVGGPTGALVNRAAMADLDAVGLVVESDPQFPDPAGAKRLLDTAIGPLTDIEVPTDDLVERAEEIREQKERLAKRMQEAEEEESTQARPMRMFQ; encoded by the coding sequence ATGGCAACCATCCGAACGGAGACGGAGTTCGACCTCGACTCCCCCGAACTCGTAGAGGGCCTGCCCGGGGTCGGCCTCGTCGGGAAGATCGCGACCGACCACCTCGTCGACGCCTTCGAGATGGAGTACGTCGCGAGCGTCGACTGCAGCAACGTCCCGCGGGTCGCCGTCTACGACGAGGACTCCCGGGACGTCCTCCCACCGGTACGCCTGTACGCCGACGAAGAGCGCGACCTGCTCGCGCTCCAGTCCGACGTCCCCCTCACGCGCGACACCGGCGGCGAGTTCGCGGACTGCATCACGGAGTGGCTCGGCGACAACGACGTCACCCCGCTGTACCTCAGCGGCCTCCCCGTGCAGGACCTCGACCACTCCGAACTCCCCGACGTGTTCGGCATCGCGAGCGGGAACGGCAGCGAGCGACTGGACGCCGCGGACATCGACACGCCGCCGGAGCGCGGCCTCGTCGGCGGCCCGACGGGCGCGCTCGTGAACCGGGCCGCGATGGCGGACCTCGACGCCGTCGGTCTGGTCGTCGAATCCGACCCCCAGTTCCCCGACCCCGCCGGCGCCAAGCGCCTCCTCGACACCGCCATTGGACCGCTGACCGACATCGAGGTGCCAACGGACGACCTCGTCGAGCGCGCCGAGGAGATTCGCGAGCAGAAAGAACGCCTCGCCAAGCGCATGCAGGAAGCCGAGGAGGAGGAGTCCACGCAGGCCCGCCCGATGCGGATGTTCCAGTAG